A single Lacerta agilis isolate rLacAgi1 chromosome 10, rLacAgi1.pri, whole genome shotgun sequence DNA region contains:
- the DENND11 gene encoding DENN domain-containing protein 11, translated as MVEQADDAPLLFWAEGPAVSLPEPGEPGGWGGSCSGVKGEAAGGGGGLGGRLQEQEGAEQVEEDQILAVFVVTFDPRTGNMVEWCLPQDIDLEGVEFKSMASGSHKVQSDFIYFRKGLCFGLACFANMPVESELERGARMKSVGILSPSYTLLYRYMHFLENQVRHQLEMPGHYSHLEAFYDDKKGVLPAGTLVSQQTVHWLPSIHRYMYPEMKITHPAGCMSQFIKFFGEQILTLWKFALLRKRILIFSPPPVGVVCYRVYCCCCLANVSLPGIGGTVPESKPFFYVNVADIEMLETEVSYVACTTEKIFEEKRDLYDVYVDNQNVKTHHEHLQPLLKINSADKEKYRRLNDQRQMLMYSQEVDGDCSSCEEDLFVLFFMEQNNRIFQTLMEVSASQDKTLTADHARGMGLDPQGDRSFLMDLLEVYGIDVMLVIDNPCCT; from the exons aTGGTGGAGCAAGCCGACGACGCGCCGCTGCTCTTCTGGGCCGAGGGCCCGGCCGTCTCCCTCCCGGAGCCCGGCGAGCCCGGCGGCTGGGGGGGCTCCTGCTCCGGCGTCAAGGGGGAGGCAGCCGGCGGCGGTGGCGGCCTCGGCGGGCGCCTCCAGGAGCAGGAAGGAGCCGAGCAGGTGGAGGAGGACCAGATCTTGGCCGTGTTCGTGGTAACCTTCGATCCCCGCACGG GTAACATGGTTGAGTGGTGTTTGCCGCAAGACATTGACCTGGAAGGCGTCGAGTTCAAATCCATGGCCAGTGGGTCCCATAAAGTTCAGTCGGATTTCAT TTACTTCCGGAAAGGCCTTTGCTTCGGCTTGGCCTGTTTCGCCAACATGCCTGTGGAGAGCGAGTTAGAGCGCGGCGCTCGGATGAAGTCTGTGGGGATTCTTTCTCCTTCCTACACCCTGCTATACCGATACATGCATTTCCTGGAGAACCAGGTCAG ACatcagctggagatgccagggcatTACTCTCACCTGGAGGCATTTTATGATGACAAGAAAGGGGTCCTCCCTGCTGGCACTCTTGTTTCCCAGCAAACTGTCCACTGGCTGCCTTCCATCCACAGATACATGTacccagagatgaag ATCACACACCCTGCAGGCTGTATGTCTCAATTCATTAAGTTCTTTGGCGAGCAGATCCTGACTCTCTGGAAGTTCGCCTTGCTTCGGAAACGCATTTTGATATTTTCCCCACCTCCTGTTGGGGTGGTCTGCTATAGAG tttattgctgctgctgccttgccAATGTCTCCTTGCCTGGAATCGGTGGGACTGTTCCCGAGTCCAAGCCTTTCTTCTACGTCAACGTGGCTGACATTGAAATGCTGGAGACGGAAGTGTCGTATGTGGCCT GCACAACGGAAAAAATCTTTGAGGAGAAGCGGGATCTCTACGACGTCTACGTGGACAACCAGAATGTGAAGACCCACCACGAGCATCTGCAGCCGCTCCTGAAAATTAACAGCGCCGACAAAGAAAAGTACCGGAGGCTTAATGATCAgag ACAGATGCTGATGTACTCCCAGGAAGTGGATGGAGACTGCAGTTCTTGTGAAGAGGACCTTTTTGTCCT GTTCTTCATGGAGCAGAACAATCGGATATTCCAGACGCTGATGGAGGTGTCAGCCAGCCAGGACAAGACCTTGACAGCTGACCACGCCCGAGGAATGGGCTTGGACCCCCAAGGCGACCGTAGCTTCCTCATGGACCTACTGGAAGTCTATGGCATTGATGTCATGCTGGTCATTGATAACCCTTGTTGTACATAA